In Paenibacillus sp. J23TS9, a single genomic region encodes these proteins:
- a CDS encoding ammonium transporter — translation MKRKWFGGALAFLALMAFPATVFADDGPTNVQLQAGLNTFFVFMAAMLVFFMQAGFALLEAGSVRMKNAGHIAGKTVLTLGISIIVFWAFGFGLGFGNGNSLFGTTGFFMTGDSMAQSFDALSASDVSLSVKFLFQLSFAAVSLAIACGGMAERAKLSVYIVFGALFMMVIYPVVAHWVWGGGWLGQLGMQDFAGSTVVHLTGATAALVITYMLKPRLGKYNKDGKPNSIPGHNQVLSVLGVFILWIGWFGFNPGSTLSAMMDGFFGYVALTTNIAVAAGAIAALLISWAVFGKADIPSMLNGVLAALVAITGSCAFVDAWAAVVIGAVAGIVTFFTAQWFERAGIDDPIYAFSVHGIAGIWGAISTGLFATPKLVETTGVGKPGLFYGGGLEQLGVQLLGVLGAFVFVFVISFIIIGIMKVTMGIRVSEEEEMMGLDISEHGTYGYPEQMKLIADAASAKTGPELSSVKPAVGTNESF, via the coding sequence ATGAAAAGAAAGTGGTTTGGTGGTGCTTTGGCATTTCTTGCATTAATGGCTTTTCCGGCTACGGTGTTTGCGGATGATGGGCCGACGAATGTACAGCTGCAAGCGGGACTCAATACCTTCTTTGTATTCATGGCAGCCATGCTCGTATTTTTTATGCAGGCAGGTTTCGCGTTACTGGAAGCCGGTTCGGTGCGGATGAAGAATGCAGGTCATATTGCGGGTAAGACCGTATTGACGCTGGGAATATCCATTATCGTATTCTGGGCTTTCGGATTCGGGCTTGGGTTCGGTAATGGTAACAGTCTGTTCGGAACAACCGGCTTTTTCATGACGGGTGATTCCATGGCCCAATCATTTGATGCCTTGTCAGCATCAGATGTATCCCTTTCAGTTAAGTTTTTATTCCAGCTTTCTTTCGCGGCAGTATCACTTGCGATTGCCTGCGGCGGGATGGCCGAACGTGCCAAGCTGAGTGTATATATCGTTTTCGGTGCATTGTTTATGATGGTGATCTATCCGGTTGTAGCGCATTGGGTATGGGGCGGCGGCTGGCTTGGACAACTGGGAATGCAGGACTTTGCGGGATCTACAGTTGTACATCTGACTGGAGCTACAGCAGCCCTGGTAATTACCTATATGCTCAAACCGCGGCTTGGTAAATACAATAAGGATGGAAAGCCCAACAGCATTCCGGGGCACAATCAGGTCCTCTCGGTCCTTGGCGTCTTTATTCTCTGGATTGGCTGGTTCGGATTTAACCCTGGAAGCACGCTGTCGGCCATGATGGATGGTTTCTTCGGTTATGTAGCACTTACGACCAATATTGCGGTTGCGGCAGGGGCTATCGCTGCCCTGTTGATTTCCTGGGCTGTATTCGGCAAGGCAGATATTCCAAGTATGCTGAATGGCGTATTGGCTGCACTCGTGGCCATTACAGGCTCTTGTGCTTTCGTGGACGCATGGGCTGCCGTTGTCATCGGCGCAGTAGCAGGTATTGTAACCTTCTTTACTGCACAATGGTTTGAAAGAGCTGGAATTGACGATCCGATTTACGCTTTCTCCGTTCACGGTATTGCAGGAATCTGGGGTGCCATCTCCACGGGCTTGTTTGCAACTCCTAAACTGGTAGAAACAACAGGGGTAGGTAAACCAGGGCTCTTCTATGGAGGCGGACTGGAACAGCTTGGTGTTCAGCTTCTGGGTGTACTGGGAGCATTCGTCTTCGTTTTCGTTATCTCATTCATTATTATCGGTATTATGAAAGTAACGATGGGGATCCGCGTTTCGGAGGAAGAGGAAATGATGGGTCTGGATATCAGTGAGCACGGCACATACGGTTATCCGGAGCAAATGAAGCTGATTGCCGATGCTGCTTCAGCAAAGACTGGACCTGAGCTCTCATCCGTCAAACCCGCAG
- a CDS encoding MerR family transcriptional regulator, with product MKLYRIGELAKAGGVSERTIDYYTKLGLISPEKRTLKNYRLYSHETLLRLQRINDLKQEKYTLEEIRQTLDKWDAGPEVHQVSDKLTYLELHMQQLEREVNELSPLIQKMKPGQARHLLLNLLPQGAACIEAIRLFLEQGPTL from the coding sequence ATAAAGCTGTATCGTATCGGTGAATTGGCTAAAGCTGGAGGTGTCAGCGAACGCACGATTGATTATTACACCAAATTGGGGCTCATTTCTCCTGAAAAGCGGACTCTTAAAAATTATCGTTTGTACAGCCATGAAACCTTACTTCGTCTCCAACGTATTAATGATTTGAAACAAGAGAAATATACTCTGGAAGAGATACGGCAAACGCTTGACAAGTGGGATGCGGGACCTGAAGTCCATCAGGTTTCCGACAAGCTTACCTACCTGGAACTGCATATGCAGCAGCTTGAACGCGAGGTAAATGAGCTCAGCCCCCTTATCCAAAAGATGAAACCCGGGCAAGCTCGCCATCTGCTGCTGAATTTGCTGCCACAGGGAGCGGCATGCATAGAAGCAATCAGACTCTTCCTTGAGCAGGGGCCTACACTTTAG
- a CDS encoding zinc metallopeptidase, with protein MGMYILIIIAFGFSLWAQFRVQGTFKKWSEVPATSGMTGYDAARHMLDSNGLHDIPIEPVRGALSDHYDPINRVVRLSEPVYYESSISAISVACHEIGHAIQHKQHYPMLVLRHRIFPVVNFASGIAPLLIIAGFLFQWMGLLGIGIIFFSVAVAFQLITLPVEFNASNRARDIMVSEGYISNDEERGVAKVLNAAALTYVAAALISVLELLRYIMIFTNSNRD; from the coding sequence ATGGGAATGTATATTCTAATTATTATTGCATTCGGATTTTCCTTGTGGGCTCAATTCCGGGTCCAGGGAACATTTAAAAAGTGGTCTGAGGTACCGGCAACCAGCGGTATGACCGGTTATGATGCAGCGCGGCATATGCTCGACAGCAACGGCCTGCATGATATTCCGATCGAACCGGTGCGAGGCGCATTATCCGATCACTACGATCCGATCAACCGGGTTGTCCGATTGTCTGAGCCGGTCTACTACGAAAGCTCAATTTCAGCCATCTCGGTAGCCTGCCACGAGATCGGACACGCAATCCAGCATAAGCAGCATTATCCAATGCTCGTGCTCCGCCACCGGATCTTCCCAGTCGTGAATTTCGCTTCAGGAATCGCACCTCTGCTGATTATCGCAGGCTTTTTGTTTCAATGGATGGGGCTGCTTGGTATCGGGATTATCTTCTTCTCCGTCGCCGTAGCCTTCCAGCTCATTACACTGCCTGTCGAGTTTAATGCAAGCAATCGTGCAAGGGACATCATGGTATCCGAAGGTTATATCTCCAATGATGAGGAAAGAGGCGTAGCCAAGGTTCTGAACGCTGCCGCGCTTACCTATGTGGCTGCCGCACTGATCTCCGTTCTGGAGCTGCTGCGCTACATTATGATCTTTACGAACAGCAATCGCGACTAA